The Pseudophryne corroboree isolate aPseCor3 chromosome 10, aPseCor3.hap2, whole genome shotgun sequence DNA segment aactggaaggtggactttctcagcaggcacgacctgcatccgggagagtggggacttcatcaagaagtcttcacacagatcacggatcggtgaggactgcctcagatagacatgatggcgtcccgcctcaacaaaaagctaaagaggtattgcgccaagtcaagagaccctcaggcggttgcggtagacgctctggtgacaccttgggtgttcagatcggtctatgtgtttcctcctctacctctcatacccaaggtgttgaggataataagaataagaagggtcagaacaatcctcattgttccagattggccaaggaggacttggtatccggatctgcaagagttgctcacagaagatccgtggcctcttcctctaaggcaggacctgctgcagcaggggccctgtctgttccaagacttaccgcggctgcgtttgacggcatggcggttgaacgccggatcctagcggaaaaagggattctggaggaggtcattcctaccctgatcaaggctaggaaggacgtgacgtcgaaacattatcaccgtatatggcgaaaatatgtttcttggtgtgaggccagaactgctcctacggaggagttccagttgggccgtctgcttcacttccttcaaacgggagtgaatttgggcctaaaattagggtccataaaggttcaaatttcggccttatccattttctttcaaagagaattggcttctcttcctgaagtacagacttttgtgaagggcgtgctgcatattcatatTGCATATTGTACATACTGCatattgtacctccggtggcgccttgggaccttaacgtggtattaagtttcctcaagtcaccttggtttgaaccactcaaaacagtagagttgaagtaccacacttggaaagtggtcatgttgttggccttagcttctgcaaggtgggtttcggaattggcggctttatcatataaaagcacatacctgatttttcacgtggatagggcagagttgaggactcgtcctcaatttctgcccaaggtggtctcatcttttcatatgaaccaacctattgtcgtgcctgtggctacacgggacttggaggattccgagtccctggatgtggtcagggctttgaagatttatgtgaccagaacggctaggatcaggaagaccgaagctctgtttgttctgtatgcggccaacaaggttggcgctcctgcttcaaagcagactattgctcgctggatctgtaacacgattcagcaggcgcattcttcggcaggattgccattgcctaaatcggttaagggccattccactaggaaggtgggctcttcttgggcggctgcccgaggggtctcggcactacaactgtgccgagctgctacttggtcggggtcaaacacctttgcaaattctataagtttgataccctggctgaggaggacctcctgtttgctcaatcggggctgcagagtcatccgcactctcccgaccgtttgggagctttgctataatccccatggtccttacggagtccccagcatcctctaggacgttagagaaaataagattttacttaccggtaaatctatttctcgtagtccgtagaggatgctgggcgcccgttcttctgcaagacttgtatatagttattgcttacataagggttatgttatagttgatcgggtttgaattggtgtggctggtatgaatcttgcccttagatttacaaatatcctttcctcgtactgttcatcttctcttggcacagtttctctaactgaggtctggaggagggacatagagggaggagccagtgcacacccagaatccaaagctttcttaaagtgccctatctcctgcggagcccgtctattccccatggtccttacggagtccccagcatcctctacggactacgagaaatagatttaccggtaagtaaaatcttatttactgtggtaccagggtgttatagacagggggggagagtgtAGTTAGTACTATTCAACCTATTAAGGTTGATTAGTCAGCGCCGGGATTTTGTCATAATAACTGtccacaggggcgctgtgtggctggctccttatactctgtgactctctgaaggtactctgggggaaactgtgtctgacattttcctgtatatgtgtgtgagtgtatatattcacattaccatgtctaagggctctgtatcatgtgctgcagagtgtgtatcttctccagaggagtctattccatgtactcaggactgcaatgtgctttcccagccttctgaatctgaaaccccatgggtggattctttaagaggaatcatatcccagatttcatcaaggatgtcccgtaatgagaaagagacgcagtttttgagaaaatctgtagaggggttgcagtattcagctcccactacttcctctactaacccacctacatacccaaagaagcgtacacttgcccagataatgcaagctgatactgatactgactctgatacaggggacagtgatggggatatgTAGGGAGGTGATGCATCTCTTGCTAAGGggctgcagctaatgattgaagctattagggatgttttacatatttccgaCAAGGTTCCTGAACAagtagagaaatcttattttacgGAAAATAGGAAATTCTCGCTCACCTTcccggcttctaaggagttaaattctttatttgaaaaaccctgggaaaacccagatccctaaaagaattctcattgctttctcattccctgaggaggatagaaagaagtgggaaaacccacctatagtagacgcttctgtttctaggttgtctaaaaaggtggttttacctgtccctggttcaaccgtcctaaaagagccagctgaccgcaagattgagaccacgcaCAAATCACTACACACTGCTACAGGCATggatttaaggcccactattgcttgtgcgtggatttctaaagccatagtaaagtggtcaagcacattactagaggacttagatactatggataggtgtgacattgaattgtttttgcgtcacatataggattctgctgggttcatggtggatgCCATGatagaccttggcatgctgaatgcgagggctacttccatggcggtttcagcgtgcagaggactctggctacgccaatggactgcggatgcagaatccaagaaaagtgtggagaacctacccttcacaggtcaggctctgtttggggacgcattggatgcatggatctccacggcaactgcgggtaagtcgacctttcttccctcagcagcaccaccgactaggaaatcttatcctacgtctacactgcagtcctttcggaccgcaaaatttaagataatccaaatccccttccactttctttaggggtggtcggggaaaatccagaaaacctgcaccaacaggttctcaggaacagaaaccaggtcctgcttcctcaaaatcttcagcatgacggtggacctcccagcctggagatcgggcaggtgggagcgagactaaaaaatttcagtcacatctgggcgtcatcatgcctagacccctgggtgacagacattgttacccacggctacagactggagtttcaggaactcccacctcacagattcttcaaacaagcttaccagtttcgctgacagaaagtaatatcctgcaggaagccattcaaaaattggtccgaacaaatgttattgttccagttccatctcgcctaaaacacaagggttattactaaaacctgtttgtggtaccgaaaccggacgactcggtgaggccgatattaaacctaaaataattgaacccctacttgagggagttcaaattcaagatggagtctctgagagcggtgatctcaggtctggaagaaggggaattcctagtatccctggatatcaaggatgcgtaccttcacattccgatctggccacctcaccaggcttatctccgatttgcactgCTGTATTGtccctatcagttccaggcactgccttttggcctctcaacagcaccgagggtgttcaccaaggtcatggcagagatgatgctactccttcgcaGGCACTcctatttggacgatctgctgataaaagcatcttccagggagaggttgttgcagagtattgctctctcaactcgactactccaggatcacgggtggatcctgaaccttccaaagtcacatttggagccgacaatgagactgcccttcctggggatgatactcgacactgaAGTGCAGCGTTGGTAATCCAATCAATGGTtctggatgtcttgaagccagcccgggtgtcggttcgtcagtgcattcgccttctggggaagatggtggcctcctacgaggatctacaatatggaagattccatgcaaggttcttccagctggatctcctggacaagtggtcaggatcacaccttcacatgcaccggtcgggccattcaggttcagtcggacaatgtaatcgcagtgtcctacataaaccgactgggcggaacgaagagcagagcggcaatgtcaaaggtaacaagaatcctcctctgggcagaaaagcatgcggtggcactatcagcaatcttcattccgggagtggacaactgggaagcggacttcctcagcagacactatctccatccaggagaatggggcctccacccggaagtgttcgcagaggtgacaagccgatggggtgtacctcaggtagatatgatggcctctcgcctcaacaagaagctttggaggtactgttccaggtcgagagacccacaggcagtggcggtggacgcactggtaactccgtgggtgttccagtcagtgtatgtgttccctccacttccactcatctcaatgattctcaaactaataaaaagaacaagagttaaagcaatcctcattgcttcggactggccaaggagggcttggtacgcggatcttctggaattactgctggagaatccgaggcctcttcctcttcgcgaggaccttctgcaacaggggccgttcgcttatcaagacttaccgcggctacgtttgacggcatggaggttgaacgccagatcttagctcggaagggcattccgaaaaaggtcattcctatcctgattcaAGCTACAAAGGgaattacgtctaaacattaccatcggttttggaaaaagtatgtgtcttggtgtgaatccaagaagtttccaacggtggagttccaactggaacggtttctcctctttctgcaagcaggtgtggacgtGGGCCTCCGCTTGGGCTCCATaagggttcagattttggccttgtccattttcttccagaaacaactggctgccctccctgaggttcagacattcttgaaaggggttctgcacttcCATCCAcctttttgtgcctcctacggcaccttgggatattagggggtcaatccgagttgatcgcaccctgccgattttcgctgcgctgtgatcaggtctctactgcgcatccgtatgcaccacaatgcgcacgcacatcgtacgggtacaatgcggatcgttgccgagctatggatttaacgaagaatccatacgcacagccgatcgcaagaagattgacagaaagaggacgtttatgggtggcaactgaccgtgttctgggagtggtaaggaaaacgcaggcgtgtccgggcgtttggagggcgggtgtgagaCGTCaatttccggcaccaaaaagactgaattgatcgcaagggctgagtaagttcagacctactctgaaactgcacaaaatgtttttgcagagctcggctgcacaggcgttcgcacacttgcaaagcgaaaatacactcccccgtgggtgtcgactatgcgtttgcacagctgttaaaaacagctagcgtgcgatcaactcggaatgacccccttaatgtggtgctgcagttcctgcaatcggatatgttcgaacctttgcaggaggttgacgtcaagtttcttacgtggaaggctgtcacactgttggcattggcatctgctagacgtgtgtcagaattgggggcattgtcatgcaagagcccctacttgatttgccatgaagatagggctgagctcagaacgcgtcagaaatttcttccgaaggttgtgtcagcttttcgtgtcaaccaacctattgtggtgccagtggctactgactcctcaattacctcaaagtccttggatgtggtgagggctttgaaaatgtataagTCGGatgctttatttgtcctttatgatcccaacaaggttaggtgtcctgcttctaagcagacaatttctcactggatcaggtttactatccagcatgcttattcgacgttaggcttgccgtgtccaaaatctgttaaggcccactctactcgtaaagtgggttcttcctgggcggctgcccggggtgtcttggctttacagctttgccgagcagctacttggtctgggtcaaacacgtttgctaagttctacaagttcgatactttggcctctgaggacctaaagtttggtcaatctgttctgaaggaacctcagcactctccctcccgtactgggagctttggtacatccccatggtactaaatggaccccagcatcctcgatgatgtaagagaaaataggattttaattacctactggtaaattcttttctcgtagtccgtagaggatgctgtgcgcccacccagtgcttcgtattcctgcattgttacttggtttagtattgttgtttcagccgttgctgaattgttccaagttggttagcttggctttcctttttgttatgtgtgagctggtgtgaatctcaccactatctgtgtatttccttctctcgaagtatgtccgtctcctcgggcacagtttctagactgaggctggtaggaggggcatagagggagccagcccacactattaaactcttaaagtgccactgGCTCCCaaaggagccgtctataccccatggtactaaatggaccccagcatcctctacggactacgatgaaaggatttaccagtaggtaattaaaatcctattataatccttactgaataaggtcaatAGTCACCAAATATACCTCAGCAGACATTGTACCATCACAGTATAACTGTTCCTTTTAATAAAGGTGTCTGGGCtaattctgtacttttttttttttttttttaagactttGATGTTGTCAATCTGACCTTTGCTATTTGTAATGTGCTACTAACTAACAATTGTATTATTGTTTGGTTATACTGATTTATTTATCGTATTGTGTTTCTTAGGTGAACATTTTAAGTATGAGTTTGGTGAGAAGGAACTTCTAATGAAACTCTTCCAAGACTTGCACCTAAAGACGCACGATTCCATGTCGAATCACATGTCAACTCGAAGTCAGTACCTCTGCAATGATATGGTCACTCCTATAATGCAGTCACATAAACAAACTTACCCATTGAACAATATAGGTCACTCTTCATCTGGCTTCCAGCTGCTTGAGGGAACCCAGAATTTAGTGAGCCTCGGTCGAGCCCAGAGCCGTTATTGGACTTTTTTTGGTTTCCAAGGAGATGCGTATGGACGAATCATTGATAAAACTAAGATTATTTGCAAACTGTGTGGCGTTCGGCTTTCATACAGTGGTAACACTACTAACTTGAGGCAGCATCTTATATATAAACATAGACGGGAGTACAATGAATTAGTGGGAACACAGGGGGCGGTAGTGGACCCACAGAAAAATGTTGACTCCGCCTCTCCCCGTGAACTGGCCTCTAGGGCTATAGTGGCTCCGACAGTGGGCAGAACAACCAAGGCTGTGGCTGATTTTATTGTCCGTGATCTGATGCCAGTTGAAATAATTGAAGGAGAAGGCTTTAACCAAATGCTGTCTATTTTGGATCCCAACTACAAATTACCAGCCTCCTCTTTCTTAGCTCATACAATCCTGCAGGAGATGCACATTCAGTCCAAGTTAAAAGTGGTGGAACTGGTGAAAAATCTACAAGAATGCTCTGTTAGCCTTGACCTATGGAAACACAGCGGCTCTTTGTCCTACCTCACGCTCACTATCCattacgtagacgaaggatttgaaacCAGGAATGTGGTGCTATCCAGTAGGGTGGTTTCAGAAGATCTTTCTGAAGAAAGCCTGAAATTAGTTCTTCTTGATGTTGCAGATGAATGGGGGATACGTGAAAACACATTCTATGCAGTGGGACTCAATAGCCCATCCGTAAAAATAGCCACTTCAAAAGTGGGTTGGAAATCTCTCCCATGTGTGGGACAGGTGCTGAGAAGCTGCATTGAAGCTATACTTCAACATAATACTATTCAAGCCACCCTTGATAGATTCCGAAGACTGATTGCCACTATTTTCTCCTCGGCTGCTCAAAACGAGGAGTTAACCACGCATGGACCTGTGCTGAAGGTTCATCTGAAAATGTTCTTACGGGACGGCACAAAGTGGTACAGCATCTATACTTTATTGCAGAGCATTGTTGACCATTCCAAGTTTTTTAAAGGCCTCATTGAGACGTTACATGGAGACTGTATCGTTCTGCAGCCGGAGGACTGGTCCATTCTCCAAGACGTTGTAGACATTCTTAAACCTTTATCTATCGCTACCTCAACATTTACCAAAGATCAATTTGCTGGGTTATCACTGGTGAAACCTGTGATAACCAGTCTGTTGTATAAACACTTGGCACCTAACGAGTGGGATTCTGATTTCTCCAAGAACATTAAAAGGGCCATACATGAAGAGTTGAATTTTAAGTATTCCGACTGTGATGTCAATCAGGTTCTCAACTTGGCATGTGCCTTGGACCCTCGTTTCCGTGGCCTTGACTTCCTCAGCCAACCGGACCGCGTGGAGACCCTTCATTTACTGAAACTGGAAGCTTCAAATCTGGCAAAAACACAGCCAACTGAATCTATTTGTGTTACACCTGAACCTCATAATGTAAGGCCACCGGCCAAAAAAAACAGACAGGACTCTGGAATTGAGTTCCTATTGGGAGACTTGTGTAATGTGAGAAATTCATCAGCTAGCACAATTAACCAACAGGCAGAACAAGAGATTAGCAGCTTCCAGACTAGCGAGGCTTCTTCTTTATGCCAGGACCCATTGCAGTGGTGGAAAATGCACTATACTCAGTACCCACTTTTGGCCCGGGCAGCACGTAAACTGTtggccatccctgccacctctgtgcccaCAAACTGGTTGTTTACAGACGCTGGTATGGCCGTGTACAGAAAACGCTCAGCTCTAACTGCAGAGCATGTAGATATGCTAGTCTTTCTCAATGGAAATAGGTTAATTATTTGAACTAGTGCTGGTGGTCCTTCACGTTTGTGCCTCTCCTAGCTCCAACTTAGCCACCCTTTGCAAGTGGCCCATCAAATATCCTCCAGGTCTGATCTAGTGCTTCCACTGCTTTCCTTGAAGAGGGCAAGCTAAATGATCCTTTATCCAAACCAGTGTCTGTAGCCTAAATAGCCAGTACATTACTGtccataaagaaaaaaaaaaagaaaagaaaagaaatcagAATTTCATTGCAATTTGAATTTACGTTTTTCTACCAGCATGGTGGAAACCTAGACTCTACTGCAGGTATAATTTTGTTGGAAATTGTGATGGAATCTATTTAGGTATTAGGAGTTTGCATATATTCGTGTTCCCTAACTGACAGTATTTTTATTGCTGCGCGCAGAAATCGGTTTCCCTATTTATTGGGTTTCTGGAAATGTTTGTTAGCAGTGTTTGTTCAGTCCAGCAGTCCATATGTATGGCATATATATGGGTAAAGTCTACAGTAATGGCCATGTAATAGTGCTTACCCAAGCATACAGGTATGGAAGTTTCTGTCTGGCAACCTGTTCTCAAAAAGTTCCCAGAAAGGATAAAGTAAAAAAGTACAGCTTCGTAAAGATTATGCCATGTTGATAGACTGCCTCTTTatactgtcactgtgaggagcagtgCTAAACAATGTACTGGGGTATGGGGGCATTTGTGGTAAAGGCAGGCCTCACATGTAAAATGTTCTTTTGTCTTTTTTCCAGAATTTGACATAAAAATCCATTATCTGGAGATCCCATACATGTATTACCTCATTACCAATACCAATCCCTCTCTTAACTACCTGGAATATCCCCTTGTAAGAAAGGAAATAACTCTTGGGCGCAGGTTGGCTAGATTAATCTATATTGAATACCTAATATCTGTCTCTCTATGGGCCttattctgaggtgggagtaaaacaaaaaagagcaagtaatgtTACACCTGGGGAAACTGTTCTGCaatgtaagggaaggggaaaaaaaaaaaaaataatataaatatat contains these protein-coding regions:
- the LOC134966103 gene encoding E3 SUMO-protein ligase ZBED1-like isoform X1, whose protein sequence is MQAAEEACAQLEDELLFCEDCRLYFRDSCPQHGAPTFILDTPVPENVPSRALLSLPEGLVVKERSQGGFGVWCTIPIIPRGCIFGPYEGDILVERNECTIYSWAVRDNKSYFYIDASDDSKSSWMRYVACASTDEEHNLTVFQYRGKIYYRACQPIPSGTELLVWIGEEYARTLGLKLGEHFKYEFGEKELLMKLFQDLHLKTHDSMSNHMSTRSQYLCNDMVTPIMQSHKQTYPLNNIGHSSSGFQLLEGTQNLVSLGRAQSRYWTFFGFQGDAYGRIIDKTKIICKLCGVRLSYSGNTTNLRQHLIYKHRREYNELVGTQGAVVDPQKNVDSASPRELASRAIVAPTVGRTTKAVADFIVRDLMPVEIIEGEGFNQMLSILDPNYKLPASSFLAHTILQEMHIQSKLKVVELVKNLQECSVSLDLWKHSGSLSYLTLTIHYVDEGFETRNVVLSSRVVSEDLSEESLKLVLLDVADEWGIRENTFYAVGLNSPSVKIATSKVGWKSLPCVGQVLRSCIEAILQHNTIQATLDRFRRLIATIFSSAAQNEELTTHGPVLKVHLKMFLRDGTKWYSIYTLLQSIVDHSKFFKGLIETLHGDCIVLQPEDWSILQDVVDILKPLSIATSTFTKDQFAGLSLVKPVITSLLYKHLAPNEWDSDFSKNIKRAIHEELNFKYSDCDVNQVLNLACALDPRFRGLDFLSQPDRVETLHLLKLEASNLAKTQPTESICVTPEPHNVRPPAKKNRQDSGIEFLLGDLCNVRNSSASTINQQAEQEISSFQTSEASSLCQDPLQWWKMHYTQYPLLARAARKLLAIPATSVPTNWLFTDAGMAVYRKRSALTAEHVDMLVFLNGNRLII
- the LOC134966103 gene encoding E3 SUMO-protein ligase ZBED1-like isoform X2, producing MRYVACASTDEEHNLTVFQYRGKIYYRACQPIPSGTELLVWIGEEYARTLGLKLGEHFKYEFGEKELLMKLFQDLHLKTHDSMSNHMSTRSQYLCNDMVTPIMQSHKQTYPLNNIGHSSSGFQLLEGTQNLVSLGRAQSRYWTFFGFQGDAYGRIIDKTKIICKLCGVRLSYSGNTTNLRQHLIYKHRREYNELVGTQGAVVDPQKNVDSASPRELASRAIVAPTVGRTTKAVADFIVRDLMPVEIIEGEGFNQMLSILDPNYKLPASSFLAHTILQEMHIQSKLKVVELVKNLQECSVSLDLWKHSGSLSYLTLTIHYVDEGFETRNVVLSSRVVSEDLSEESLKLVLLDVADEWGIRENTFYAVGLNSPSVKIATSKVGWKSLPCVGQVLRSCIEAILQHNTIQATLDRFRRLIATIFSSAAQNEELTTHGPVLKVHLKMFLRDGTKWYSIYTLLQSIVDHSKFFKGLIETLHGDCIVLQPEDWSILQDVVDILKPLSIATSTFTKDQFAGLSLVKPVITSLLYKHLAPNEWDSDFSKNIKRAIHEELNFKYSDCDVNQVLNLACALDPRFRGLDFLSQPDRVETLHLLKLEASNLAKTQPTESICVTPEPHNVRPPAKKNRQDSGIEFLLGDLCNVRNSSASTINQQAEQEISSFQTSEASSLCQDPLQWWKMHYTQYPLLARAARKLLAIPATSVPTNWLFTDAGMAVYRKRSALTAEHVDMLVFLNGNRLII